In one Candidatus Angelobacter sp. genomic region, the following are encoded:
- a CDS encoding glycosyltransferase: MKVSGFTFIRNGVDLGYPFVPSIRSLLPLCDEIIVNVPRSTDSTLKMVKALGDPKIRIIETEWDEKLRKDGLALSHHTNLALKECAGDWCVYMQGDEVLHEDSVPTMRAAMEQELNSSAVQGLLVDYTHFYGSYQTYVYSLGWYYQEVRVVRRDPNIRSCGDAQGFRTVDGQKLHVKKSGGRYFHYGHALKPDLAERKLRNLSGLYHDDVGVKEEVGRRPPRFYDDDQKVKPFTGAHPAVMRDTVAAADWTYTSRNPLIRFRRDYFWEDVALLIKRCTGLTLGVHRNYRFVKD, encoded by the coding sequence CTGCCGCTTTGCGACGAAATCATCGTCAATGTGCCCCGCTCCACTGACAGCACCCTGAAAATGGTCAAGGCCCTCGGCGATCCCAAAATTCGGATCATCGAAACCGAGTGGGACGAGAAGCTTCGGAAGGATGGCCTCGCGTTGTCGCACCACACGAACCTCGCGCTCAAGGAATGCGCCGGAGACTGGTGTGTTTATATGCAAGGCGACGAGGTATTGCACGAGGACTCCGTGCCCACCATGCGCGCAGCGATGGAACAGGAGTTGAACAGTTCGGCCGTGCAAGGATTGCTGGTGGATTACACGCATTTCTACGGCAGTTACCAGACGTATGTGTATTCGTTGGGCTGGTATTACCAGGAAGTGCGCGTCGTGCGGCGCGATCCGAATATCCGTTCTTGTGGTGACGCGCAGGGTTTTCGGACCGTGGACGGCCAAAAACTTCACGTCAAAAAGTCGGGCGGCCGTTACTTTCATTATGGTCACGCGCTCAAGCCTGATCTGGCTGAACGCAAGCTGCGCAACCTGTCGGGTCTCTACCACGACGATGTGGGAGTGAAAGAAGAAGTCGGCCGCCGTCCACCCCGATTTTACGACGATGATCAGAAGGTGAAACCATTCACCGGCGCCCACCCCGCGGTGATGCGGGACACCGTCGCCGCGGCGGACTGGACCTACACTTCACGCAATCCGTTGATTCGATTTCGTCGCGATTACTTTTGGGAAGACGTCGCGCTGCTGATCAAACGTTGCACCGGCTTGACCCTCGGTGTGCATCGGAATTACCGCTTTGTGAAAGATTGA
- a CDS encoding class I SAM-dependent methyltransferase: MLKAIETTAKNFLRSRLVPQAIRAFRSAECTIRSVEDAVALTFDFRYCGIKIRPSQIPAEILQLLRLLRANPPRALLEIGTHKGGSFFLFSYTAAEDALLISLDLPHGKYGGGYAAWQGCLYRSFARNQQRIELVQADSHDPSTLQLIRQLLGEKQLDFLMIDGDHNYEGVKADFLAYMPLVRTGGIIAFHDIVPGREGFVGGVPRFWKEIKKDRQVDEFVASWQQGGYGIGVLYK, from the coding sequence ATGTTAAAAGCGATCGAAACCACGGCGAAGAACTTCCTTCGTTCTCGACTTGTTCCCCAAGCTATCCGGGCATTCCGAAGTGCTGAATGCACGATCCGCTCGGTAGAGGACGCCGTCGCGCTGACGTTTGATTTTCGCTATTGTGGGATTAAGATACGCCCTTCACAAATTCCTGCTGAGATCCTTCAATTGTTGAGACTACTTAGGGCGAATCCTCCACGGGCTTTGTTAGAGATCGGAACACACAAAGGGGGAAGCTTCTTTCTTTTTTCCTATACCGCAGCTGAAGACGCCTTGCTGATCAGTCTTGATCTGCCACACGGCAAATATGGCGGCGGCTATGCGGCGTGGCAGGGATGTTTGTATCGTTCCTTTGCACGCAATCAACAGCGAATCGAACTCGTCCAGGCCGATTCACACGACCCAAGCACGCTGCAATTGATCAGGCAATTGCTGGGCGAAAAACAATTGGATTTCCTAATGATCGATGGTGATCACAACTACGAAGGTGTCAAAGCCGATTTTCTTGCTTACATGCCGCTGGTTCGGACTGGTGGAATTATCGCATTTCATGATATTGTTCCCGGGCGGGAAGGATTCGTTGGAGGTGTCCCACGATTCTGGAAGGAAATCAAAAAAGACCGGCAAGTCGATGAGTTCGTTGCCAGTTGGCAGCAAGGAGGCTACGGAATTGGTGTTTTGTACAAGTGA
- a CDS encoding glycosyltransferase family 2 protein, which produces MSVAIIIPVFNQLSYTRKCLESLRATGYDQNSTIVIDNGSTDGTADYLLTYPSLKTIHNSTNRGCAGAWNQGVKANRMEWNVVLNNDVVLTKGWLEGLVRAAELKGLNIVSPAICDGDLNYDLPAYAGDFVSKMASVMRSGVVNGVCFMVQRRVFERVGYFDENFRVGGFEDADFFVRAKHAGFKLGTTGRSYIHHFGSATQKAIKATTNDYGPEHRAYFRNKWGLNWPKRRWIRFRQQLILVWWAANERRRFGHSLNEKRTSSGVRYE; this is translated from the coding sequence ATGAGCGTCGCCATAATCATTCCAGTCTTCAACCAACTGTCTTACACGCGGAAATGCTTGGAGAGTCTTCGTGCGACCGGATACGATCAAAATAGTACTATCGTCATCGACAACGGTTCGACGGATGGCACGGCAGATTACCTTTTAACATATCCGTCGCTGAAAACGATTCACAACTCGACGAATCGCGGCTGTGCCGGCGCTTGGAACCAAGGTGTAAAGGCCAACCGCATGGAGTGGAATGTGGTGCTCAATAATGATGTGGTGCTGACGAAGGGTTGGCTGGAAGGCTTGGTCCGTGCGGCGGAACTGAAAGGGCTGAACATCGTCAGCCCGGCCATCTGCGATGGTGACTTGAATTATGACTTACCAGCTTATGCTGGCGACTTTGTATCCAAGATGGCTAGCGTCATGCGCTCCGGTGTCGTCAACGGTGTATGTTTCATGGTTCAGAGGCGCGTTTTCGAGCGCGTCGGTTATTTTGACGAGAATTTTAGAGTGGGTGGGTTCGAGGACGCCGACTTTTTTGTGCGTGCGAAACACGCCGGCTTCAAACTGGGAACGACGGGGCGGTCTTATATCCATCACTTTGGATCGGCGACACAGAAGGCTATCAAGGCGACCACCAACGATTACGGCCCGGAACACCGCGCTTATTTCCGCAATAAGTGGGGGCTGAATTGGCCGAAGCGTCGGTGGATACGCTTTCGACAGCAGCTGATTCTGGTGTGGTGGGCGGCGAACGAACGCAGACGATTCGGTCATTCCCTAAACGAAAAGCGAACTTCGAGCGGTGTTCGTTACGAATGA